A stretch of the Lactuca sativa cultivar Salinas chromosome 9, Lsat_Salinas_v11, whole genome shotgun sequence genome encodes the following:
- the LOC111889694 gene encoding alkane hydroxylase MAH1, with product MLLLLVVLLASIGLFLYQRRSYHVINWVLFGMTPDLILNAYRVHDFVTDLLKLSHGTFMFKGPWFTNMDMLLTSDPTNVHHILSKNFSNYPKGPEFRKIFDILGDGIFNADHDLWEFHRKTSMSLLKHPDFNSHLEENIKNKIEKGLLPLLEFVSNNQQETDMQEIFQRFTFDTICLLLLNYDPETLSLHLPYNACEKAFMEAEESILWRHLLPENVWKLQRRFNIGKEKNLIEASKAFDEFIYKCLSRKENELNDFERVEKEVGLLKYLITSFQGQHHGTSTNTRTFLKDTILNLMIAGKDTTSTGLSWFFYLLAQNPSTESKIREEIEKQVGGSKWKYLNAKELDGLVYLHGGLCEALRLYPPVALEHKAPSKADVLPSGHAVNEHSKIILSFYSMGRMEWIWGEDCLQFKPERWFSEKGGVKHEPSYKFTAFHAGPRTCLGKEMGLIQMKMVATAIIYHYHVELVKDQEVCPADSIILQMKYGLKVRLFPIREIKT from the coding sequence ATGCTTCTCCTTTTAGTTGTTTTGTTGGCTTCCATTGGGTTGTTTCTTTACCAAAGAAGGTCCTATCATGTCATAAATTGGGTCCTTTTTGGCATGACCCCCGATCTCATTCTAAATGCTTACCGTGTTCATGATTTCGTCACAGATCTCCTCAAACTGAGCCATGGCACTTTCATGTTTAAAGGTCCTTGGTTTACTAACATGGATATGCTCCTCACCTCCGACCCAACCAATGTTCACCACATCTTAAGCAAGAACTTCTCCAACTATCCCAAAGGTCCCGAGTTCCGTAAGATCTTTGATATCCTTGGAGATGGAATCTTCAACGCCGATCATGATTTATGGGAATTCCATAGGAAAACAAGCATGTCTCTACTCAAACACCCCGACTTCAACTCTCACTtggaagaaaatatcaaaaacAAGATAGAGAAAGGGCTTCTTCCTCTCCTTGAATTCGTCTCCAATAATCAACAAGAGACGGATATGCAGGAGATATTTCAGAGGTTTACTTTTGACACTATCTGTCTGTTGCTTTTAAATTATGATCCTGAAACCCTGTCTCTTCATTTACCATATAATGCATGCGAGAAGGCCTTCATGGAAGCAGAAGAATCTATTTTGTGGAGGCATTTGTTGCCGGAAAATGTTTGGAAGTTGCAACGCAGATTCAACATAGGTAAGGAGAAGAATTTAATCGAAGCTTCTAAGGCTTTTGATGAATTTATATATAAGTGTCTGTCAAGGAAAGAAAATGAGCTCAatgattttgaaagagtagagaAAGAGGTCGGGTTGTTAAAATACTTGATCACTAGTTTCCAAGGTCAGCATCACGGGACTTCAACGAACACAAGAACGTTTTTAAAGGACACCATACTTAATCTGATGATTGCTGGAAAAGACACCACAAGCACAGGTCTTTCTTGGTTTTTCTATCTCCTCGCCCAAAACCCTAGCACAGAGAGCAAGATCCGAGAGGAGATTGAGAAGCAAGTGGGAGGTTCAAAATGGAAATATCTTAATGCAAAAGAGTTGGATGGACTGGTTTATCTCCATGGAGGTTTATGTGAAGCATTAAGGCTCTATCCTCCAGTTGCTTTGGAGCACAAGGCACCATCAAAGGCGGACGTACTCCCAAGTGGGCATGCAGTTAATGAGCACAGTAAGATAATTCTATCGTTCTACTCAATGGGGAGAATGGAATGGATATGGGGAGAAGATTGCTTGCAGTTTAAACCGGAGAGATGGTTTTCAGAAAAAGGAGGTGTAAAGCACGAACCATCTTACAAATTTACAGCATTTCATGCTGGGCCACGAACGTGCTTGGGTAAAGAAATGGGTTTAATTCAGATGAAAATGGTGGCGACTGCAATCATTTATCATTACCATGTAGAGTTGGTTAAGGATCAAGAGGTTTGTCCAGCTGATTCTATTATACTCCAAATGAAATATGGTTTGAAGGTTAGGCTCTTTCCTATTAGAGAGATCAAAACTTGA